The following proteins are encoded in a genomic region of Catharus ustulatus isolate bCatUst1 chromosome 4, bCatUst1.pri.v2, whole genome shotgun sequence:
- the LOC116995624 gene encoding uncharacterized protein LOC116995624, with translation MESPPARRSAPDHPRPPPAAHRAGPAWRPSVLDDTAAESLPEEQFPLPPFCYKLTRRELHVRGCVRVHRHLPHRGTLSQRTCSAARGDAPRIPSPQLPLHSQDPQPGAGARERGRTLGSRRVLPLRALPQGPKFVHVLCRSAEAGWAGFEPESGKRRNRHPEPDCSKKSKFGYYSSPRGKSYLLQIFDTGTSPIINKNNQTISLPSWGFKKSSSAIHEHYNLFFPLVLGYVTVNDLFSVCVCP, from the exons ATGG AGTCCCCTCCGGCAAGGCGCAGCGCCCCAGACCATCCCCGACCTCCTCCCGCCGCGCACCGGGCCGGCCCTGCGTGGCGGCCATCG GTCCTGGATGACACCGCTGCCGAGTCGCTTCCCGAGGAGCAGTTCCCCCTCCCGCCCTTTTGCTACAAGTTAACACGCCGAGAGTTGCATGTCCGTGGGTGTGTGCGTGTCCACCGGCACCTCCCGCACCGAGGGACCCTGTCACAGCGCACGTGCTCAGCCGCCCGTGGGGACGCCCCACGCATCCCCTCTCCTCAGCTCCCACTTCAttcccaggacccccagccTGGCGCAGGAGCGAGAGAGAGAGGCAGAACTTTGGGGTCCCGCCGCGTCCTTCCCCTCCGCGCTCTCCCGCAGGGGCCGAAG TTTGTACACGTGCTTTGCCGAAGCGCCGAAGCCGGCTGGGCGGGGTTCGAGCCTGAGAGTGGGAAACGCAGAAATCGGCACCCTGAGCCAGACTGTTCGAAGAAGAGTAAATTCGGTTATTATTCATCTCCACGAGGGAAGTCTTATCTTCTACAAATATTTGATACTGGGACAAGTCCAATAATTAACAAGAACAATCAAACAATTTCATTGCCTTCTTGGGGATTTAAAAAGTCATCATCTGCAATTCATGAACAttacaaccttttttttcccctcgtGCTTGGATATGTTACTGTAAATGATcttttcagtgtgtgtgtgtgtccctaA